The Betaproteobacteria bacterium genome window below encodes:
- the nuoK gene encoding NADH-quinone oxidoreductase subunit NuoK, producing MLSLTHVLVLGAILFSIAVVGIFLNRKNVIILLMAIELMLLAVNMNFVGFSRFLDDPSGQVFVFFILTVAAAEAAIGLAILVVLFRATRTINVDDLDQLKG from the coding sequence GTGCTCTCTCTGACCCACGTCCTCGTGCTCGGGGCGATCCTGTTTTCGATCGCAGTGGTGGGCATCTTCCTGAACCGCAAGAACGTCATCATCCTGCTGATGGCGATCGAGCTCATGCTGCTCGCCGTCAACATGAACTTCGTCGGCTTCTCGCGCTTTCTCGATGATCCTTCCGGTCAGGTCTTCGTCTTCTTCATCCTGACGGTGGCAGCGGCGGAGGCGGCCATCGGACTGGCCATCCTGGTGGTGCTGTTCCGCGCGACGCGAACCATCAACGTGGACGATCTCGACCAGCTCAAAGGCTGA
- a CDS encoding NADH-quinone oxidoreductase subunit J, translated as MTFQLFLFYCFAAILIFAALRVITARNPVHSALFLVLAFVSCSAIWLLLEVEFLAITLVLVYVGAVMVLFLFVVMMLDINLDRLREGFWRYLPLGAVVALIMVAQMILVVGGKYFGLVEMPLPPSRSATFSNTKELGQLIYTDYVYPFELAAVVLLVAIVAAIALTMRRRKDSKHVDPAKQVMARREGRVRLVTLPAEKRDAPSTNKI; from the coding sequence ATGACATTTCAGCTCTTTCTCTTCTACTGCTTCGCGGCGATCCTGATTTTCGCCGCCTTGCGCGTGATCACGGCGCGCAACCCCGTGCACTCGGCACTCTTCCTGGTGCTGGCGTTCGTCAGTTGTTCCGCCATCTGGCTGCTGCTGGAAGTGGAGTTTCTTGCCATTACGCTGGTGCTCGTCTATGTCGGCGCGGTGATGGTGCTGTTCCTGTTCGTGGTGATGATGCTCGACATCAATCTCGACCGCCTGCGCGAGGGTTTCTGGCGCTACCTGCCGCTCGGGGCGGTCGTCGCCCTCATCATGGTGGCGCAGATGATCCTCGTCGTCGGCGGCAAGTACTTCGGTCTCGTCGAGATGCCATTGCCTCCCTCCCGATCGGCGACCTTCAGCAACACGAAGGAGCTGGGGCAGCTCATCTACACCGACTACGTCTACCCGTTTGAACTCGCCGCCGTGGTGCTGCTGGTGGCGATCGTGGCTGCCATCGCGCTGACGATGCGGCGGCGCAAGGACAGCAAGCATGTCGATCCCGCCAAGCAGGTGATGGCGCGGCGGGAAGGCCGTGTACGCCTCGTGACGCTGCCAGCGGAAAAGCGGGACGCGCCCTCGACCAACAAGATTTAG
- the nuoI gene encoding NADH-quinone oxidoreductase subunit NuoI, whose product MDRVRSFFHTFLLYELLQGMVVTGRNMFARKITVQFPEEKTPQSPRFRGLHALRRYPNGEERCIACKLCEAVCPALAITIESEQRDDGTRRTTRYDIDLSKCIFCGFCEESCPVDSIVETRILEYHGEKRGDLMYTKEMLLAIGDRYEEQIAKDRLADSRFR is encoded by the coding sequence ATTGATCGCGTCCGCAGCTTCTTTCATACCTTCCTGCTCTACGAACTGCTGCAGGGGATGGTGGTCACGGGCAGAAACATGTTCGCCCGCAAGATCACGGTGCAGTTCCCGGAGGAGAAGACGCCGCAGTCGCCGCGCTTCCGCGGGTTGCACGCGCTGCGCCGCTATCCCAACGGCGAGGAACGCTGCATCGCCTGCAAGCTGTGCGAGGCAGTCTGTCCGGCGTTGGCGATCACCATCGAGTCGGAGCAGCGTGACGACGGCACGCGCCGTACCACCCGCTACGACATCGACCTCTCGAAATGCATCTTCTGCGGATTCTGTGAGGAGTCGTGCCCGGTCGATTCGATCGTCGAGACGCGCATCCTCGAATATCACGGCGAGAAACGCGGCGATCTCATGTACACGAAGGAGATGCTGCTCGCGATCGGCGATCGTTACGAGGAGCAGATCGCCAAGGACAGGCTGGCGGATTCGAGGTTTCGTTGA
- the nuoH gene encoding NADH-quinone oxidoreductase subunit NuoH — MEFFEQLLGPAWLPVWTLVKIIVIVAPLMGCVAYLTFAERKVIGYMQVRIGPNRVGPKGWLQPIADAFKLLTKEIIIPSEASKGLFVLAPVLVIMPALVAWAVVPFDAGMVLADVNAGLLYVMAVTSMGVYGVIIAGWASNSKYAFLGSLRSAAQVVSYELAMGFALVCVLMVSQSLNLSDIVRSQQGGGFWSWNLVPLFPMFLVYLISGVAETNRAPFDVAEGESEIVAGFHVEYSGMAFAVFFLAEYANMILVGALTSVMFLGGWLPPLNIWPLNAIPGIFWLIAKICFVLFLFLWFRATFPRYRYDQIMRLGWKVFIPLTLIWIVVVGLWRMTPLWVWGGAQG; from the coding sequence ATGGAATTTTTCGAACAGCTCCTCGGTCCCGCCTGGTTGCCCGTGTGGACGCTGGTGAAGATCATCGTCATCGTCGCCCCGCTCATGGGATGTGTGGCGTATCTGACCTTCGCGGAGCGCAAGGTGATCGGCTACATGCAGGTGCGCATCGGTCCCAACCGCGTCGGGCCGAAGGGGTGGCTGCAGCCGATCGCCGATGCCTTCAAGCTGCTCACCAAGGAAATCATCATTCCGAGCGAGGCGAGCAAGGGACTGTTCGTGCTGGCACCGGTGCTCGTGATCATGCCCGCCCTCGTGGCGTGGGCGGTGGTGCCGTTCGATGCGGGGATGGTGCTGGCCGATGTCAACGCCGGTCTGCTATACGTGATGGCGGTCACGTCCATGGGGGTGTACGGCGTCATCATTGCCGGGTGGGCGTCGAACTCGAAGTACGCGTTTCTCGGCAGCCTGCGTTCTGCCGCGCAAGTCGTGTCGTACGAGCTCGCGATGGGCTTCGCGCTGGTGTGCGTGCTGATGGTGTCGCAGAGTCTCAACCTGTCGGACATCGTGCGCTCGCAGCAGGGCGGCGGCTTCTGGAGCTGGAACTTGGTGCCGCTCTTTCCCATGTTCCTGGTTTACCTCATTTCGGGTGTGGCCGAGACCAACCGCGCGCCGTTCGACGTTGCCGAAGGCGAGAGCGAGATCGTCGCCGGCTTCCACGTCGAGTATTCCGGCATGGCCTTCGCCGTCTTCTTCCTGGCGGAGTACGCGAACATGATCCTGGTCGGCGCGCTGACGAGCGTCATGTTCCTCGGCGGATGGCTGCCGCCGCTCAACATCTGGCCGCTCAACGCCATCCCGGGCATTTTCTGGCTGATCGCGAAGATATGCTTCGTGCTCTTTCTCTTTCTCTGGTTCCGCGCCACCTTTCCGCGCTATCGTTACGATCAGATCATGCGTCTCGGCTGGAAGGTGTTCATTCCGCTCACCCTCATCTGGATCGTGGTCGTCGGCCTCTGGCGCATGACGCCGCTGTGGGTGTGGGGCGGTGCGCAGGGATGA